A stretch of Deltaproteobacteria bacterium DNA encodes these proteins:
- a CDS encoding zinc ribbon domain-containing protein produces MPVYEYQCVVCGKIFEVLHGIHEDYKADCPSCHGRVKRILSPSNFILKGAGFYVNDYPSETRRKAESKEKHPEKPAGAPGGDNKAEKQA; encoded by the coding sequence ATGCCGGTCTACGAGTATCAGTGTGTGGTGTGCGGAAAAATCTTCGAAGTCCTCCATGGAATCCATGAAGACTACAAAGCCGATTGCCCGAGTTGTCATGGCAGGGTAAAGAGAATCCTGTCACCCTCAAACTTCATTCTCAAGGGAGCCGGATTCTACGTGAACGACTACCCCTCGGAAACCAGGCGGAAGGCCGAATCGAAGGAAAAACATCCGGAAAAGCCGGCAGGGGCTCCAGGTGGAGATAACAAGGCCGAAAAACAGGCGTGA
- a CDS encoding CoA transferase — protein MDLFKNLTVLSLEQATTLPYLTWRLVHQGTTVIRLEHPVHGDPNRRIGDNVLGEDRMLSYFLAINSGKKAITLDLSKPEGQEILRKLIIELDVDIFTTNQLPRNYGKLGIDYEILKTVKKDIIWLGLTGFGPASNEAAYDPILQARGGLMELTGEKGGPPQVVGIPLADMGASEHAFGELMKALYKRAVTGEGSRIDVSMFQSTVSWCTVPITLTRSFGKRISRRGNTHEFFAPVSVYATKDGYIYLAIGNERQWNTLVSMAEFKHLAREQYQTNAGRIADVQELNREIEKVTKTKTTREWIDIFVRATIPVAKVNNIDEVTQDPHIRDVLIRSEDPVTGTRLTLSPPPVTTDYLRSVDFTLSFPPRFGGHNEEIYGGVLGYSAEQLRNLRERQII, from the coding sequence ATCGACCTTTTCAAAAACCTGACGGTCCTCTCCCTCGAGCAGGCCACAACCCTTCCCTATCTGACCTGGAGACTCGTTCACCAGGGTACCACGGTTATCAGATTGGAGCACCCTGTACACGGCGACCCCAACAGGCGAATCGGTGACAACGTGCTTGGGGAGGACCGGATGCTCTCGTACTTCTTGGCCATAAACTCCGGCAAGAAGGCGATCACCCTCGATCTTTCCAAGCCCGAGGGACAGGAGATTCTCAGAAAGCTCATCATCGAGCTCGATGTGGACATATTCACCACCAATCAACTCCCCAGAAACTACGGCAAGCTCGGGATCGACTACGAGATCCTGAAGACCGTCAAGAAGGACATAATCTGGCTCGGCCTGACAGGTTTCGGCCCTGCCAGCAATGAGGCGGCCTATGATCCAATCCTCCAGGCGAGAGGCGGGCTGATGGAACTGACCGGGGAAAAGGGAGGACCGCCCCAGGTGGTGGGAATCCCTCTTGCAGACATGGGAGCGAGTGAACACGCCTTTGGGGAACTGATGAAGGCCCTGTACAAGCGTGCTGTAACCGGGGAGGGGAGCCGCATCGATGTCTCCATGTTCCAGAGCACGGTCTCGTGGTGTACGGTGCCCATAACCCTCACCAGGAGCTTCGGCAAGAGGATCTCCAGAAGGGGCAATACCCATGAATTCTTTGCACCCGTGTCGGTCTATGCCACCAAAGACGGGTATATCTATCTTGCCATCGGAAACGAGAGGCAGTGGAACACTCTGGTCTCCATGGCCGAGTTCAAACATCTGGCAAGGGAGCAGTACCAGACCAACGCGGGACGGATAGCGGATGTCCAAGAGCTGAACAGAGAGATCGAAAAGGTGACAAAGACAAAGACAACGAGAGAGTGGATCGATATCTTCGTGAGGGCGACGATTCCGGTTGCCAAGGTCAACAACATCGACGAGGTTACCCAGGACCCTCACATAAGAGACGTTCTCATCCGGTCCGAGGACCCTGTCACAGGGACACGCCTCACCCTTTCCCCGCCCCCTGTGACGACAGACTACCTCAGATCAGTCGATTTCACCCTTAGCTTTCCTCCCCGTTTCGGAGGCCATAACGAGGAGATCTATGGGGGCGTCCTGGGCTACAGTGCCGAACAACTCAGGAACCTGAGGGAACGCCAGATCATCTAG
- the rpoH gene encoding RNA polymerase sigma factor RpoH — translation MHNLPVTTSSLELYLTQINQFPLLSADEEFELATRFREKGDIEAAHRLITSNLRFVVKVALEYRSYGVKLLDLIQEGNIGLMMAVKKFDPRRGYRLISYAIWWIRAYIQNFIIKTWSLVKIGTTQTQKKLFYSLGKTKRLLGSSKGDEKNIHALAEALDVKDHDIVEMEQRMSLRDFSLDSAVDEDSQVTHLDLLADERPNQEELVGQMEEERERKGQVRRALRCLSSKEKYVIEKRIMSHHPATLQEIGDSLNLSRERIRQIENEALKKLRNELEYGLQAATA, via the coding sequence ATGCACAATCTGCCTGTTACCACAAGCTCCCTGGAGCTCTATCTGACACAGATCAACCAGTTCCCATTGCTCAGTGCGGATGAGGAGTTCGAGCTGGCCACACGGTTCAGGGAGAAGGGCGACATCGAGGCTGCCCACAGGTTGATTACCTCCAATCTCCGATTCGTGGTGAAGGTGGCTTTGGAGTATAGATCATACGGCGTGAAGCTTCTCGACCTCATCCAGGAAGGCAACATCGGACTCATGATGGCGGTTAAGAAGTTCGATCCCAGGCGGGGGTACCGGTTGATCTCCTACGCGATCTGGTGGATCCGCGCATATATCCAGAATTTCATTATCAAGACTTGGAGTCTGGTCAAAATAGGTACCACTCAGACCCAGAAGAAGCTCTTCTACAGTCTCGGAAAGACCAAGAGGCTCCTCGGCTCGTCGAAAGGGGACGAAAAGAATATCCACGCTCTCGCAGAGGCTCTGGATGTGAAAGACCACGACATAGTCGAGATGGAACAACGGATGAGTCTCAGGGATTTCTCGCTGGATTCGGCTGTGGATGAGGATTCTCAAGTCACCCACCTGGATCTCCTTGCCGACGAGAGGCCGAATCAAGAGGAGCTTGTCGGCCAGATGGAGGAGGAGAGAGAACGGAAAGGACAAGTCCGCCGAGCCCTCCGGTGTCTTAGTTCCAAGGAAAAGTACGTGATAGAAAAGAGAATCATGTCTCATCATCCGGCGACCCTCCAAGAGATCGGGGATTCCCTTAATCTCTCCCGCGAGAGGATTCGACAGATCGAAAACGAGGCTCTGAAGAAGCTGAGGAACGAGTTGGAATACGGCCTTCAGGCGGCAACGGCCTGA
- a CDS encoding LysM peptidoglycan-binding domain-containing protein, protein MNKGIRFFSVLIFLLVITALPGYGQETKEDVYVIKKGDTLWDVSGKYLGSPYQWPELWERNQYITNPHLIYPGNPLRLHGEPAEIRTGARKGAETVGEAAGGTATEAQSVSKPEGPAEIVEQPKESEEAVAVEEKGEVSPSMEVTETGPVGETEVAQVLRKGNVEYLVLEEESLGTIVDARYEKKLLAQGDFVYLALKERPARVGERFLIFRTKKMLKNPYSKKTTKKIYVVGALRVTAVKGVLYQAEITDSMDAVLRGDEVMTYRALE, encoded by the coding sequence ATGAACAAGGGGATTCGATTTTTCTCGGTGCTGATCTTTCTTTTGGTGATAACGGCTCTTCCCGGTTACGGCCAGGAGACGAAAGAAGACGTCTACGTGATCAAGAAAGGGGACACCCTCTGGGACGTGTCGGGCAAGTATCTGGGCAGTCCGTATCAGTGGCCTGAGCTGTGGGAGAGGAATCAGTACATTACGAATCCCCATCTTATCTATCCGGGCAATCCCCTGCGCCTTCACGGGGAACCGGCAGAGATCCGAACGGGGGCGAGAAAAGGCGCCGAAACGGTGGGTGAGGCGGCAGGCGGGACGGCGACAGAAGCGCAGAGCGTCTCAAAGCCCGAGGGTCCGGCAGAGATTGTGGAACAACCAAAGGAATCCGAGGAGGCTGTTGCGGTAGAGGAGAAAGGGGAGGTTTCACCTTCCATGGAGGTGACAGAGACCGGTCCTGTGGGTGAAACAGAAGTGGCCCAGGTTCTCCGCAAGGGGAATGTGGAGTACCTGGTTCTTGAGGAGGAGTCCCTGGGGACCATCGTTGATGCAAGGTATGAGAAGAAGCTTCTTGCACAGGGAGATTTTGTCTATTTGGCTCTAAAGGAGCGCCCCGCACGGGTGGGAGAGAGGTTTCTCATCTTCAGAACCAAGAAGATGCTCAAGAACCCTTACAGCAAGAAGACAACAAAGAAGATCTACGTGGTGGGTGCACTGAGGGTCACAGCCGTCAAGGGGGTCCTTTATCAGGCTGAGATCACCGATTCGATGGATGCAGTCCTGAGGGGGGACGAGGTGATGACATACAGGGCCCTCGAGTGA
- a CDS encoding aminotransferase class V-fold PLP-dependent enzyme, with product MFYPSVTDRFVEIHPKIRQRFPQLEQDLYGNRRTYLNSGGGTLMVDSAVHALAQTAGSANPQPGDVDPAEIATDQLQWRVRQLVADFINASRPEEISFHFSTTHALFNLAYSLRAILNSENNLVVTDLDHMANISPWEDVWGEERGCEIRRARVDGEGRLDVDSLLSLVDGKTGLVALAMASNGLGSVVPLRDVIPLIREKSPTCLICVDAVHHALHGPVDVREMDCDFLAFSGYKVFGPMLGVLWGRATLLDRLAPYRVETGTDRSPYKFEQGTLNSALLASLEGALGYLLWLGDELAVDAGSENLSRKERFSSVMKAVTEYEGKLSQVVLEGFEALDAERFRCYGVTDPQRVLERDPTFSFEIEGTSPEQIKRYLWEEYGFQIADRNHYSAAVYRHLGRDSICRASFAHYDTLQTARSLVEALEGLLG from the coding sequence ATGTTCTACCCCTCTGTGACCGACCGCTTCGTGGAGATTCACCCCAAGATACGGCAGAGGTTTCCTCAGCTGGAACAGGACCTCTACGGGAATAGAAGAACCTACCTCAACAGCGGGGGCGGAACACTCATGGTCGATTCCGCGGTCCATGCCCTCGCCCAAACAGCCGGCTCAGCCAACCCCCAGCCCGGTGATGTCGACCCGGCCGAGATAGCCACGGATCAACTCCAGTGGCGAGTCCGGCAACTCGTCGCCGATTTCATCAACGCGAGCAGACCCGAGGAGATCAGTTTTCACTTCTCAACCACCCATGCCCTGTTCAATCTGGCCTATTCCCTTCGGGCCATTCTCAATAGTGAGAACAACCTCGTCGTCACCGACCTCGATCACATGGCCAACATATCCCCCTGGGAGGATGTCTGGGGAGAAGAGAGGGGATGTGAGATCCGGCGGGCGAGAGTCGACGGCGAAGGCCGCCTCGATGTGGACAGCTTGCTCTCCCTGGTCGACGGAAAGACCGGACTCGTCGCCCTTGCCATGGCCTCGAACGGGCTCGGCTCGGTGGTTCCACTGAGGGACGTTATCCCTCTTATCCGAGAAAAGTCGCCCACTTGTCTCATCTGTGTAGATGCCGTGCACCACGCCTTGCACGGGCCCGTCGACGTTCGAGAGATGGACTGTGACTTTCTGGCCTTTTCGGGCTACAAGGTGTTCGGGCCCATGCTCGGCGTGCTCTGGGGGAGGGCGACTCTTCTCGATAGACTCGCCCCGTACAGGGTCGAGACCGGCACGGATCGATCCCCTTACAAATTTGAACAGGGTACGCTTAACAGCGCCCTTCTGGCTTCTCTCGAAGGGGCACTCGGATATCTGCTTTGGCTGGGCGACGAGCTCGCGGTGGATGCCGGGAGTGAGAACCTCTCGAGGAAGGAGCGATTCAGCTCTGTGATGAAGGCGGTTACAGAGTACGAGGGCAAGCTCTCGCAGGTGGTCTTGGAAGGTTTTGAGGCGCTCGATGCAGAGAGGTTCCGGTGTTACGGGGTGACCGATCCACAAAGGGTTCTTGAGAGAGACCCTACCTTCTCATTCGAGATAGAAGGGACAAGCCCGGAGCAGATCAAGAGATACCTGTGGGAAGAATACGGCTTTCAGATAGCCGACAGGAATCACTATTCTGCTGCCGTATACAGACACCTAGGCCGCGACAGTATATGCCGCGCGAGTTTTGCTCACTATGACACCCTCCAGACCGCAAGATCCCTTGTCGAGGCCCTGGAAGGGCTTCTGGGCTAA
- a CDS encoding electron transfer flavoprotein subunit beta/FixA family protein, whose protein sequence is MNICVLVKYVPDTEAIVRIRSDSELEIENKYFTNFFDEIAIEEAVKLKEKFGGTVTVVTVDNRRIDALRRGIAMGADHAVQISDAALEGSDSFGIARVLAAFLKKEPWDVILCGRQAMDDDAAIVGPAVAELLDLPHVSSILGLEIAEDGRSARVARQVEGGREILLCPLPAVLTTQKGLNTPRIPQVMGMMKAMKVQVRKLDLGALGVDPAEVGERGRKVRILRYLPPPKRSKAMRIEEDFPDNVRRLVRLLREEAKAL, encoded by the coding sequence ATGAATATCTGTGTCCTTGTCAAGTACGTACCCGATACCGAAGCGATTGTCAGGATCCGGTCTGATTCGGAACTGGAGATCGAGAACAAGTATTTCACGAATTTTTTCGATGAGATAGCCATCGAAGAGGCCGTGAAGTTGAAAGAGAAGTTCGGCGGCACGGTTACCGTCGTGACCGTGGACAACAGGAGAATCGACGCCCTGAGAAGAGGGATAGCCATGGGGGCGGACCATGCGGTCCAGATCAGTGATGCGGCCCTGGAGGGGTCCGACTCATTTGGAATCGCAAGGGTACTGGCGGCCTTCCTCAAGAAGGAACCGTGGGATGTCATCCTCTGTGGCCGCCAGGCCATGGACGATGATGCCGCCATAGTCGGCCCTGCCGTGGCAGAACTGCTCGATCTCCCCCACGTGAGTTCGATCCTGGGACTCGAAATCGCTGAAGACGGCAGGTCTGCACGGGTGGCTCGCCAGGTCGAGGGGGGCAGGGAGATCCTCCTCTGTCCTCTTCCCGCCGTGCTGACGACTCAAAAGGGCCTGAACACCCCGAGAATTCCCCAGGTAATGGGCATGATGAAGGCGATGAAGGTCCAGGTCAGAAAGCTCGATCTCGGAGCCCTGGGCGTCGACCCTGCCGAGGTGGGTGAACGAGGCCGGAAGGTCAGGATTCTGAGGTATCTCCCCCCACCCAAGCGGTCAAAGGCGATGAGAATCGAGGAGGATTTCCCGGACAACGTGAGAAGGCTTGTGAGACTCCTCAGGGAAGAGGCGAAGGCCCTCTAG
- a CDS encoding acyl-CoA/acyl-ACP dehydrogenase, with protein sequence MALDFSFTEEQEFFRQTIRDTVERLIIPRAQELDDTEEWPEDIWREFASLGWLGLRHEEKYGGMNQPVINQMIFYEELFRGSLGFAMATAMQVLMGTYFIKRFATEETKQRILVPAIKGEKKCVICFTEDQSGSDLAGTRTRATKVPGGWRINGTKQWVTQGPLADVATVLATTDPSKGLKGLDFFLVEKKTEDRDGFVPGQILHKVGGRCAITGELVFDDVFIPDENFLGEELGKGVRHANEILNEVRIMTGMSALAIAKCALEDTGEYANNRIAFGNPIGTYQLIREKFARCWAWYEAARTQCYKCAWMIENADTCGISFRELVELCMAAKFHATEMCITTVEEAMRVYGGNAFCTEYPVQRYWKNAMYALYGGGTHEVIKDYLGRMYLKKQAV encoded by the coding sequence ATGGCCCTCGATTTCAGTTTCACAGAGGAGCAGGAGTTTTTCAGACAGACCATCAGGGACACTGTGGAACGCCTGATCATCCCCAGGGCGCAGGAACTCGACGATACCGAGGAGTGGCCGGAGGACATATGGAGGGAATTCGCCTCTCTCGGTTGGCTCGGCCTTCGTCACGAGGAGAAATACGGGGGCATGAACCAGCCGGTGATCAACCAGATGATCTTCTATGAGGAGCTCTTCAGGGGCTCCCTGGGTTTTGCCATGGCGACGGCCATGCAGGTCCTGATGGGTACCTATTTTATCAAACGATTCGCCACCGAAGAAACAAAGCAACGAATCCTTGTTCCGGCCATCAAGGGGGAAAAGAAATGCGTCATCTGCTTTACGGAAGACCAATCAGGATCTGACCTGGCAGGCACACGGACCCGGGCAACCAAGGTCCCCGGGGGATGGAGGATCAACGGAACAAAGCAGTGGGTAACCCAGGGGCCCCTGGCGGACGTGGCAACCGTGCTGGCCACCACCGACCCTTCCAAGGGGCTCAAAGGACTCGACTTCTTCCTCGTGGAGAAGAAGACAGAAGATCGAGACGGCTTTGTGCCGGGCCAGATTCTTCACAAGGTGGGCGGCCGTTGTGCCATCACAGGGGAACTCGTCTTCGACGACGTTTTCATCCCTGATGAGAACTTCCTGGGTGAAGAACTCGGCAAGGGCGTCCGTCATGCGAACGAGATACTCAATGAAGTCAGGATCATGACGGGGATGAGCGCTCTTGCCATCGCCAAGTGCGCCCTCGAGGATACGGGCGAATACGCGAACAACAGGATCGCCTTCGGCAATCCCATCGGAACCTACCAGCTTATCCGGGAGAAATTCGCGAGGTGCTGGGCCTGGTACGAAGCCGCCAGGACACAGTGTTACAAGTGCGCCTGGATGATCGAAAACGCAGACACCTGCGGTATCAGCTTCAGGGAGCTCGTGGAACTGTGTATGGCCGCAAAGTTCCATGCCACCGAGATGTGCATAACAACCGTGGAAGAGGCCATGCGGGTCTATGGTGGGAATGCCTTCTGCACCGAATACCCTGTCCAGAGATACTGGAAGAACGCAATGTACGCCCTCTATGGAGGGGGAACCCACGAGGTGATCAAGGATTACCTCGGGCGAATGTACCTGAAAAAACAGGCGGTTTGA